GCATTTGCTTCCGACGATGTTTGGGCGGTCGGAACGGCCAGCAACTCGGCATTAACCGAGCACTGGAATGGTAAGAGTTGGAGCGTCGTCGCCAATCCGAGCGGATCGGGCCCTGGGGGAACCGTTATTTTAAACGCAGTTTCCGGCAGCAGCCCCAACGACGTCTGGGCGGTCGGCGAATTCGACCATCCCGATCCCAACGTGTTCGCCGAGCACTGGAACGGCAGGCAATGGTCTTCGGTCAAACCCGTGAATAAGTTTTACTATAGCGATTTCTACGCCGTCGCCGCGGTTTCGCCGAACGATGTGTGGGCGGTTGGCGATGAATATCCGAACCCCACGGATTCACATTTACGACAACTCATCGAACATTGGGACGGCGCGAGCTGGAGCATCGTTCCGAGTCCCAACAAAGAGCCAAAGGGACCCTATAAGCTGAGCAACGTGCTTTCCGCCGTCACCGCGGTATCGGCCGACGACGTATGGGCTGGAGGCTACTGGACCTCCGCGGACAGCAATATCCGAGCGTTATTCGTGCATTGGGATGGAAAACGATGGAAGGCCGAGCCAGGGCCCAGCACGCTTGAGAAAAACGGCAACGGATCGTTCAGCCAGATCCTGGGATTTGCCAACCTCGGGGGCGGGATGATCTGGGCAACTGGGTATCAATCCGAACCCGCTCAGTGCTGCGACGAAACGCTGACAATGAAAACAACGCACGGCTAGGGGACATGCTAGGGCGAAGGTCGATCGAAAGCAATCAAGGGAACACAAGTGCAGCGCAAAGCTTTATAGAAAATACAAAACCCTGCGCGCCCGTAGCTCAAACTGGATAGAGCAGGGGACTCCTAAGCCCAAGGTTGCCAGTTCGATTCTGGCCGGGCGCAATTTTGAAGTCGTACACCCTTCGACAGGCTCAGGGTGACACGATCACCCTTCGACAGGCTCAGGGTGACAAGTCACGACAAGCGCCCTACGACAGGTTCGCCCTTCGACAAGCTCAGGGTGACAAAGAGGTGATTGCTTGCTTGGTCAACTGTTGCAAGGGGTTTACCGGGTGTGCTAGCATGAGTCTTCCGAACGGACCGGCGGTCCGTTTTCTTCATGTTGTGGTAGACTGATGGCAAAGAAAGAGACACGCGTGATGGTGGTCCTTGCCTGCACGCAGTGCAAGCGCCGCAACTATAACACGCAAAAAAATAAATCGAAGACCACGGACCGGCTGGAGCTCAGCAAATATTGCCGCTTCTGCCGCTGCCACAAGCCGCACCGCGAAACTCGATGAGCGGCCTAAGCGGAGGGCGGTAGCTCAATTGGTAGAGTCCTGGTCTCCAAAACCAGTTGTTGCAGGTTCGAGTCCTGTCCGCCCTGCCAGCCTTCGGAAGTGAACCTTTGGTGAACGAACAGCGAAAGAAAACAGCTCAAGCGCTTGCGGGCGGAGATTTCGTCCGGGGCGTTATCATGGAGCTTCGGCGCGTCACCTGGCCAACGCGGGACGAATGGATCTCGGCGACGATCCTCACGGTCGCGCTCGTCATTGGCATCGGGCTCTTCACGTTCGTGGTCGACCAACTCTTCGGCTGGCTCTTCAACGTGATCCATCCCGCCACCGCGGGTGTGATTCCGCAATAGTTCAAGATCCTATGTACGACATCGAAAATCAAGAGCGCGACGCGAAAGCGGACGAGCCTATAACCGACGAAACGATGATCGACGACGCGCTCATGACCGATCCCGAGGGGACCGTGGAAGAGCGGCCGGCACCGGTCGAAGAGGCGCCATCCGAAGAGGCGCCGGCCGACGAGACGCCGTCCGAAGAGCCGGTCGCGGCCGAAGCTCAGGACGAAGAGCCCGGCGCCGAAGCGACCCCGGCGAAGGCGAAAGACAACCGCAACTGGTTTGTCGTGCACACGTATTCGGGTTACGAAAATAAAGTCAAGGCGAATCTCGAGCGCCGAATTCACTCGATGGGCATGCAGGACAAAATCTTTCGCGTCCTCGTGCCGATGGAAGATGAAGTCGAGTTCAAAGACGGCAAGCGCAAGATTACGCCAAAGAAAGTTTTCCCCGGCTACGTTCTCGTTGAGATGATCATGGACGACCAGTCGTGGTACGTCGTGCGGAACACGCAGGGCGTGACCGGGTTCGTTGGCAGTCCCGGACCGGGCGAGAAGCCGGTGCCGCTGCAAGACAAAGAAGTCAAGACGATTCTCAAACAGATGGGCATCGAGGCACCGAAGCTAAAGATCGACTTCAAGAAAGGCGATCGCGTGAAGGTCACGTCGGGGCCGTTCTTCGATTTCACGGGCGTCGTCGACGAGATCGCGCCGGAGAAGGAACGCCTGCGCGCCTTGATTTCGATCTTTGGACGCGAGACGCCAGTCGAACTTGAGTTCTTCCAGGTCGAAAAGGTTTAGAGACTGTGGGGAAGGCTGAAATGCATATTGGGATTGCGCGCATTTATGTAAACGATGTCGAACGTGCAAAGGCGTTTTACACGGAAAAACTCGGTTGGGACGTACGCCACGATCAGCCGATGGGTCCGGAGATGCGCTGGCTGAGCGTTGCGCCGCCCGGCGCAGAGACCGCTATCGTTCTAACCAAGGGATTCGACGACTGGTCGCCCGAGAAGGTCGGCGGTAGTTGCGGCCTGGCATTGGAAGTCGACGATGTCTTCAGGGTCGCCGAGGAATTCAAGAGCAAGGGCGTGGAGATCATCGGTGGCCCCGCGGCAGAATTCTTCGGCGGTTGGGCGCGCTTCAAAGATTCCGAAGGGAACGAGATCGGCATGCATAGCCCCGTTCCGGAAGGCGCGAAGCAATAATCTACTCTTGACGCGCGAAGCGACCCCGATCGCGCGTTCTTATCGAGGGGCAGTTTTCCCAACGGGATGACGAAAGGACAACATGGCTAAAAAAGTCGTAGGCAAAATCGGCCTACAAATTCCGGCGGGCAAGGCCACACCGGCCCCGCCGATCGGTCCCGCACTCGGACCGTATTCGCTCAACATCATGGATTTCTGCAAGCAGTACAACGAGCGTACTGCGTCGCAAGCGGGCATGATCATTCCGGTCGAGATCACGGTTTTCGAAGATCGGACGTTTACGTTTATTACGAAAACGCCGCCGGCGTCGTTCCTCATCAAACAGGCGCTCAATCTCGAATCGGGCAGCAAAGAGCCGAATCGCAATAAGGTCGGCCGTTTGACGCAAAAGCAGCTCGAGGACATCGCCAAAGTGAAGATGCCCGACATCAACGCCAACGATATGGATGCGGCGAAGAAGATCGTAGCCGGTACGGCGCGCTCGATGGGCGTCGAGGTGGAGGCGTAAGATGCCGCAACACCATGGCAAGCGATTCAAAGCCCTGACGGCCGGTTACGACCAGCGCAAGCTCTTTTCAACGCCTGAGGCGGTTGCCGTCATTAAGAGCATGGCGAACGCGAAGTTCAATGAGACCGTTGAGGCGCACGTGCGACTTGGCGTCGATCCAAAGAAAAGCGATCAGAGCGTTCGGGGAACGGTGTTACTTCCCCATGGGACCGGCAGAACGGTGCGAGTGATCGCATTCGCAAAGGGTGATAACGCCAAAGCCGCGCAAGAGGCCGGCGCCGACATCGTCGGCGACCAGGATTTGATCGATCGCGTGAAAGGTGGGTTCACCGAATTCGACGTTGCCGTTGCGACGCCCGATATGATGGCGCAGGTCGGCAAAGAGCTGGGTCGGATCTTGGCAACGAAAATGCCCAATCTCAAAGCTGGTACCGTCACGCCGAACCTCGGTAATGCAATTCGCGATATCAAGGCGGGCAAGGTCGAGTTCAGGCTCGACAAGACTGGAATCATCCACACGATCGTCGGCAAAGCGAGCTTCGAAGAAGCGCATCTGATCGAAAACATCACGACCTTGCTCGATGCGATTCTGCGCGCCAAACCGTCCGCTGCCAAAGGCACCTATCTGCGCAGCGTTACGTTGGCGAGCACGATGGGCCCCGGCGTGAAGGTCGATCCGAATCGGGTGAAAGCGACGGCGTAAACGCCCCGGAGGGGGCGACTCCTTGCTTAGCCGAGAATCACCGCAACAGGAGGAAACCAAATGCCTTGGTTCGTGTGGTTTTTAGCGGGGCTCGTGATCGGTTATCTTGTGCGAGGTCTCCAAACGACGTACGGCAATAAATCCACGCCGTAGTGTTCGGACGACCCTTCGACAGGCTCATCCTTCGACAAGCTCAGGATGACAACAATCGACAAGCTCATCCTTCGACAAGCTCAGGATGACAACAATCGACAAGCTCGTCCTTCGACAAGCTCAGGATGACAACAATCGACAAGCTCAGGGTGACACGGTAGAAGCGCTCAGTGCGGGAAAGCCGGTAATGCCGGCTTGAGGATCATCAGCACAAAGGTGATGAGCGGAAGAATAAGTGCGATCGAACCCCAGAGCGTCCAGCCTTTGGAGTGCTCTTCGTAGGCTTGAAAGTTCCCCGCGTGAGCGGCGATAGCGACTCTTCGCTGTGCGCGCGACAGCGGCCCGAACGCTAAGCCCGCCAGAACGAAAGCAGCAATCCCCCACAAAAGCCATCCGGTCGAGAGAATCGGGATATTGCCGAAGACCGCCATGCCGACACCTCCGACAAGAAGAAGAACGATGCCTGGGATCGTAAAGATCTTGTCGCCAGCGATGATGCCATCCATCGTGCTGGCCATAATTGCGAGATTACGGGTGCGATCAGCATGGCTCTTCCAAAAAACCCCGATCGTAATGTTTCCGAGGAAAAGTACGACCCCGGCAACGTGGATGAGCTTCAAGATTAGGTAGAGCATAACGCGCACCTCCTAAGTAAAATTTCGAGAAACGGTGATCACTAGCTTGGCAGTTTGATAAAAAGAATCGCAACATACGCGATCGTCATCACCATTGCGACCCCAGTGATCCATTCCTGCGATCGTCGCGACTTCACCACAAACGCTACGACGACGAGAGCATCGAACGCAATCAAGAACGCGAAGTTGAGCGCGGAGGCCATATGCCCCGTTCGGGCGATTTCTTCGGCAATGCTCAAGGCCGGCACGAAGAACATGAAGGCGACGAACCATCGCCGGTTGCGAAAGTACCAGGCGCCCAGATCAAGCTTCCCGTTCTCCTCGCGGTCGGGCAATACGAGCGTCGAGAGCAAGAAAAGATCTACTGGCACGAGCATCTGCAACCAAAAAATTCCAAAGTTCCAATCCGTGGTATGACGCAAGCCCCATTCTGCCCACCAATGCTGGACAGAGATAAAGAAGAGGAATACGCCCCAAGCTACGGGAGGCCAATAGAAGTCGAGGCGCTCGCGAGCGGTGATAACGGCCGCAAGGCGCGTTAAGATATTCGTAATGGCGAGGCCGAGCACGATCGAGACGAGCACGGTGAGGTAATCAAACGGGTTCATCGTTCCGAAATCAGTTTGGAACCGATGCGCCGAGTTCGCGCAGACGAGCCTCGAGCCGGCGAATGCGCGCGTGAGCTTTGTCGGCCTCGATATGATCGTATGCGGCGCCCGCGTTACGCGCGATGCCTTCCAAGAGGCTGCGCTCGTCGGCGGTAAGCGGCATGCCGTTGCCGCGCGGACCGTAAAAGACGAACCCGAAGACGCTGCCGCGCATCAGCAGCGGCACGACGAGCGACGGCGCCTTGGAGCCGCCGGGGAAAATCGTTTCCGGTCGTGGGCGCCCATCGAGAACGATTGGAGCAAGCTCGGCACGCAGTTCGACGATGAGTGGATCCTCCGGATCGATGCGTTCGGATTCTTGGCGAGTCCAGCCGCGATCGGCGCGGCGCTCAAAGGGCTCGCCCTCACTCTGCGCGAGAAAGAGCGCTGCCGACGTCAGGCCGAGCACACGCACCGGTTCGTCGACGAGAAACTCGATAAGCGTCGTTTCGGATGACGTATTAGCTAGCGCGCGGGACGCGTGGCGGAGCGCCTCTTCGCCGCGGCGCTGGTCGCGAAAGATGAACGTGTTTAAGAAGAGTTCGATGCGTCCGTGCAGTGCGTTGAGGATGAAGCCGATCGCTAATGCTGCCGCAAGGCTGACGTAGATGGCCGGCCTAGTGCTCTCGAAGATTTGTTCGGCCCACCACTCGATTATGCCGAAGAAGACCAGCAACAAAGCCGTGATCGCGCCATAGATTGCTGCGCGGCCAATCGCAAAACGAAAGTCGATCACCCGCTCGGATAGAAATCCGTAGACTACAAAAACGGAACCTGCAAGGCCGAACCAGGGCATAAGCGCGCCCGTCCAATCCTGCAAGTTGAGCAACGATATCGAAACGTTGCCGACGAGCGTGCTCACAATGTTCGCAAGCGCCCACGTCAAATCGAGAATCGGCGCCAGCGCGATGCCGGCGATGACCCACATCACGCGGCCACGCGGAATTCCGGTCGCGCCAGACGCGATATAGGCAAGCCCGGCGAGCACGACGACGAGCAGAGTGGCGTCCGAAAGGCTTTCGAACAAAACGCTCGGCCCGGGCAATCCGAATCGCTGGTAGACGATCCAGACGACCGGATCCATCCAAACGACGAGCACAAGCAGCGAGAGCGCAATCGCGGTGGCGAGAAACCACCGCCAAGCGCGGCTTGGCCTACCGTACAGACGCTGCGCAAAGATCAAGATCATGACCTGAGCGGCCGGGTAGACAAACTGTATTGCCACATAACTCGCAAAGCTAATGGGCCACGCCGCCAAGTCGAGCGGCGTCTCGTTCACCTTCACCAGCATCAGCATCGTGTAGAAGTAAAACGCGAGCGTTATCGGCAACGGGCGCACGAGAAAGAGCGCGCTGGCAAGGGCGAGCGAAAGGAAAAAACAAAGCGGCGTACCGACGTACCGTGTGAGCGTCGCCCGAGGCGAATAGTCCGGCGAGCTGGCAACGAGGCGAGCGTCAAACGTGCGGCCGTTGCGCTTGATCTCGACGGGTATTGGCTTATCTGCGTGCGCGCCGGCGAAGAGCGCGAATCGCTGCGATGGGCTGAGCTTCTGTAAATTGATCTCGTCGCCGCTTGCGAGCGGATTCCCGGCCGACGACCCGGCAGCGACCTGGATTTGATTGCTATTGTGCTCGAAGAAGAATGGAAAGAAGCCAAGCTGCGTCGAGTTGCCTTCGATGACGAAAAAAACGACGACCATGACGATCGTGCCGATGGCGACCACCGCAAGCGAAAGACGCTCGCAGAGGAACCTGATCGTCTGCTGCCAGAGTCCGCCGGGGGCCGGGCGAGAGCTCACTCCGAGCAACCGGCTTCTCGGCAAAAGCCTTGCCTTCCCGGCAGTCCTGTGGTAGTCTAACCGACGGCTCCAGAGACCGTAGCCGGCCGTGAGGCCTTAATGTTGACTACCGAGGATGCGATAAGGATAAGTTCGGGCATCAATGCATGCGATGCAGACTTTGAATGAAGCGCCTCGATTTGGAGGCGCTTTTTGTTTCACTCGCTTCTTGCTGGAAACTACGTTGAATGCCGACCGCACGTAAAGAGACCGCCGTTGGAGAACTCGCCGAGCGGGTCGCCGCGGCCAAGACGCTCTTTCTGACCGATTACGCCGGCTTGACCGTCGCTGAAATCACGCGTCTGCGCGGCGAGCTGCGCAAAGACGGAAACACATATTCCGTGGTCAAGAACACGCTTTTTCGAATCGCCGCCGGGGATCTCGCAGGTAAGCTGGAGAGTTTTCTCGCCGGTCCAACCGGCATCGTCTTTGCGGGCGAGGATCCAGTTGCTCCGGCCAAGGCACTCAAAACGTTCAGCGACACGGTCAAACGCGTCGCCGTGAAGGCGGCGTACATCGACGGCCAGGTCGTCGACGCGGCGCAGGTTGAGAAACTGGCCAAGCTTCCGCCCAGGATCGAACTGCTCGCCAACCTCGTCGGCACGCTGGTCAATCCGCTGCGTGGACTCGTCACAGTTCTCTCGGGAAATCAGAGCGGTCTAGTGCGCGTGCTCGACGCAATTCGCGAGCAAAAAGCCGGAGCCGCTTCAGCCACATAGCATCAATCGCTTTATAAGGATAACGACGTAATCATGGCACTCCCCGAACTCATCGAACAAATCGACAAACTCACCGTTCTCGAGCTTGCGGATCTCGTCAAGCAACTCGAAGAAAAATACGGCGTTTCCGCCGCGGCGCCCGTCGCAATGATGGCTGCCGGACCCGGCGCGGGTGCCGCTGCGCCCGAAGCCGAGAAGACGGAGTTCGACGTGATTCTCAGCGAAATCGGCCCCGAGAAAATCAAAGTCATCAAGGCGGTCCGCGAACTCACGAGTCTGGGACTCACCGAAGCGAAAGCCTTCGTCGAGAGCGCGCCCAAGGCTGTCAAAGAGGGCGTTACTAAAGACGAAGCCGAGTCGGTGAAGAAGAAGCTCGAAGAGGCGGGCGCCAAGGTGGAGATCAAGTAACGCCGCAATCCGGCGAACAGGTTCCGGCTTGGGCGCAACTGCTACCACTTCTCGTCGTGGTAGCGCTCTTGGCCGTCCGGATGATCCGTCCGCAGAAAATCACGTTGACCCGCATGTGGCTGACGCCGCTTGTGTTCTGCCTCCTGATGGGCTGGGTCATCTACGCGAACCAGATGCTCAACCCGGCTCCGCCGCTCGAGATCGTTCTGGCGTTGGTTCTCGGTGGCATCTGCGGCGTTCCGTTCGGGATATTGCGTGGAATGCACACCGACGTGCGCCCGACCGACCGGCGGGGCGTGATGTATCTCGGCTCCTCGTGGATTACGCTTCTGATCTTTGTGGTAGCTTTTGGGCTACGCTTTGCCATCCGCCAAGTCACGCCGCTTCGCGGGGCGCTCTCAGGCGCGATCGGCGACGCACTGCTGGCGTTTGCGATCGCCTTCATCGTCGCTAGCTACGTTGTCATTTTTCGCAAGTACCAACGCCTAACAGCGTAGCGCGGCGGGCGTGCGTCCGGTGAGGCGCTTCATGCAGCGCGCCATGTGACTTTGATTCGCGAACCCGGACTGCTGCGCGATTTGGCTCAGCGGGGTCTTCCCGCTTGCGATCAGATTTACGGCATACTCGATACGAGTGCGGATGACGTATTGATGAACGGGCACGCCGAGCGAGCGTTTGAAGACGACTTTAAAATGCGATGGGCTCATGTCGATGACATTGGCAAGTTCCGCAAGCGATAAGTCATGCGCTAGGTGCTCGTTAATGTAGTCGATAACGCGTTGCAGACGGCGACGCGAGAAGCGATCGTCGTAACGTGCGCCCGCGGCCGGCCGGTAGTTGCGCAAGAGCTGGGCCGCGAGTGCGAGCCCAAGGCTGTCGCCGTAGAGGCGGCCGAGCGGCTCGGAGGATTCGAGTTCGGCCTTGACCGCCCAACCGATGTGTTCGATGCGAGGATCGCGCACGTGCAATTTCGGTACGATTGCGACGCGGTCGAGATTGATGCCCATCGTTTCGGCAGCCGAATGCAGAAGGGCCGGCGTGAGATACATGGAGAGCTTGATCGTTGCCGCTTCGGTTTCCCACACGCGTGGAATTCCCGGGGGCACGATTTTGACGTCGCCCGGGGCCTGCAGCCGGCGCAGTGTTTCGCCGTTACAGCGGCTGGTGACGAGCAGAGGGCGTCCGATTTGCATGCTGACGTTGTGACGAACGAACTCTTGCTCGGAACGTCCGGCCGACGCCTCGTAGAGAAACGCGTCGAAACCGTTCCAGTACCGTCCGCCACTGCCCGCGCGCATGCTGAAGACCATTTCGCGGTCGTCGTGGCGGGCCCACGCGCGTTCTTGCCACATTCGAACTAGGTGTAACGCAACGGGGCGGTCTGGTGTGACCGCCCCGCTCCGTTTCGCCTCTCAGCGGCGCTTGGGATGGTTCCCCTCAGGGGGCCAAAGCGCGTTGCCGGGCGAGGCGCTGCGCTTGTGGCGACAAGGTGGGCGGCTTGTTCGATACGGCGGTATGCGACGCGGCCCCATGCGCCCCAGGGGTCGCCATATAGCCGGGAAATTCGCTGCCGCAGGCGCCGCTAACCAACACGCAGGCACCTCCGGCGATGTTGCCCTGGTTGTTGATGTCGTTGGCGTAGAGAAGATAGAGCTGCGAACTGGGGTTCGTGAGCGTGTTCAGATCGGTCATCGTGCCGTTCTGGTAAATGAAGGCGCGCGACGTAGAAAAGCTCGAGCCGTATGAAACGCCGACAATGACACCAGCTTCGTTGATTCCGAGTGCTTCGCTATAAACGTCACCCGGAAGCGTGCCGAGGTCGACCATTCCGCCACTCTTGGTCCACAAGAACGCGTGGAAGTTCGGATTGCCGCTTGTATCGCCGGCAAGGTCGGAGAAGCCAACGACCACGCCTTTGTTGTTGATTGCCATCGGCGTGTTCCAAGCGACTCCGCCGAGACTACCGAGGTTGACGATCTTGCCCCTCCGCCACATGACGGCGTGACGGGCGGTGAAGCGGCCTTCAGCTTGATCGCAGATACCTGAGATTCCAACGATGTCACCGCGGTCGTTGATCTCGGTCGCGGCGCCGTCTTTGTCACCGCGTAACGGCGGCAACTTGATGATGTGGCCGTCTTTGGGATAAAGCGCCGCTTCGAACTGCAAGACTTGCGGGCTCGCGCACGTCTTGTCGCGCCTTGGAGTCTCCGCCCAACCGACGATATCGCCGTGATTGTTCGCTCCCGCGGCGAAGCCGTTGTTACCGCCAAAGGTGGGCAGCGCGATCATTCGGTTGTTCCACCAAGCAAATCCGCGGCAAATGTGGCCGCTCGGCGGTTGAGGGAAAAAGCCCTCCGCACAAGACCAGATTTCGCCGAGTTTCTGCTTTTTCGATGTTTCCGATATGCCGGAGATGAGACCATGGTCGTTCTTCACCGGCCATTCGACGCCGCTGTTTGGGCCGCCGAGCGTGCCGAGATCCATCGGCGGTCCGGCGTTTTCCCAGAGTGTCGCGTGAATGTACGAACTCGACGCCAGGCTTGACGTGCCGCTCGCCCAATTGAGATTGTTGATGCTGTTTGCCCCGGCATTCGAACCGCCGAGCGGCTCGAGTGGGGCGACGCTATATTGCGACGACGAGTCTGACGAGCTCGCGGGCAGCACCGAGCTCGACTGGATTGGGCCGCTGGAGCCGCCGGAGGCACAACCGGCCAAGAGCGACGCGGCTGCTGCGTACGCAGCAACGTGAAACTTCATTGATACTCCTCCATTCATTGGTGTATGGAGACCGTATCAATCGCGCTGGGCTGACGTCGCCCACGAACGGACGATTAGAGTACAAACGGACGCCCTTCGACAAGCTCAGGGTGACACGTTACGACAAGCTCGCCCTTCGACAGGCTCAGGGTGACACTGTCGTTCACCCTTCGACAGGCTCAGGGTGACAATGTCATGCGCCCTTCGACACAGGCTCGCCCTTCGACAGGCTCAGGGTGACAGGGGTGACATTTGTGCGCGGCTAGCGCAGAAAGGCGACCAAGAGAAGCGCGACGATGTTGAGCACCTTGATCATGGGATTGATCGCAGGGCCGGCGGTGTCTTTGTAGGGATCGCCGACGGTATCGCCGGTAACTGCGGCTTGGTGCGCGATCGAGCCTTTGCCGCCGTAGTGGCCGTCTTCGATGTATTTCTTGGCGTTATCCCACGCGCCACCGCCCGACGTGAAGGAAATGGCGACGAAGAAGCCCGTGACGATGGAGCCGAGCAGAATGCCGCCCATCATTTGCGCGCCCGTATCGCCCGGCAGCACGCCGAAATACGAGAGCAGCACGACCAGCACGGGTACGCCGACCGGAATCAGGGCGGGCACGATCATCTCGCGCAACGCGGCGCGGGTGACGATGTCGACGGTTGTACCGTAGTCGGGGCGCGCCGTGCCCTCCATAATGCCGGGAATCTCGCGGAACTGGCGTCGCACTTCCTCGACGACCGCGCCGCCGGCGCGTCCGACCGCCTGCATCGAGAGCGAGGCGAAGAGATAGGGCAACAAGCCGCCGATAAAGAGTCCGGTGAGCACGAACGGGTTGCCGATGGCAAAGAGGTTGCGAACGCCATTCGTGCAGGCAAGCGTTGCGACGCCGGGGCACTTGTGATTGATAAGTTGTTGCAAGAACGATGCGAAGAGGACGATTGCCGCCAGCGCCGCCGAGCCGATAGCGTAGCCTTTCGTGACCGCCTTGGTCGTATTGCCCACGGCGTCGAGCGGATCGGTGATCTCGCGAACGTCGCGCGGCATGTCGGCCATCTCCGCGATTCCGCCGGCGTTATCGGTGATCGGCCCGAAGGAATCAATGGCGACGATGATGCCGGCCATCGAAAGCATCGACATCACCGCGATGCCGACGCCGTAAACGTTCGCAAAGCCGTAACTGACGATGATGCCGACGACGATCACGAGCGCCGGCAACGCGGTCGCCTGCATCGAAACGGCGAGGCCCGCAATCATGTTGGTTGCGTGACCCGTGACTGAGGCCTTGGCGATGCTCTGCACCGGCTTGAACTG
This Candidatus Eremiobacterota bacterium DNA region includes the following protein-coding sequences:
- the rplL gene encoding 50S ribosomal protein L7/L12, which codes for MALPELIEQIDKLTVLELADLVKQLEEKYGVSAAAPVAMMAAGPGAGAAAPEAEKTEFDVILSEIGPEKIKVIKAVRELTSLGLTEAKAFVESAPKAVKEGVTKDEAESVKKKLEEAGAKVEIK
- a CDS encoding 50S ribosomal protein L1; the protein is MPQHHGKRFKALTAGYDQRKLFSTPEAVAVIKSMANAKFNETVEAHVRLGVDPKKSDQSVRGTVLLPHGTGRTVRVIAFAKGDNAKAAQEAGADIVGDQDLIDRVKGGFTEFDVAVATPDMMAQVGKELGRILATKMPNLKAGTVTPNLGNAIRDIKAGKVEFRLDKTGIIHTIVGKASFEEAHLIENITTLLDAILRAKPSAAKGTYLRSVTLASTMGPGVKVDPNRVKATA
- a CDS encoding 50S ribosomal protein L10; amino-acid sequence: MPTARKETAVGELAERVAAAKTLFLTDYAGLTVAEITRLRGELRKDGNTYSVVKNTLFRIAAGDLAGKLESFLAGPTGIVFAGEDPVAPAKALKTFSDTVKRVAVKAAYIDGQVVDAAQVEKLAKLPPRIELLANLVGTLVNPLRGLVTVLSGNQSGLVRVLDAIREQKAGAASAT
- a CDS encoding DUF2269 family protein; the encoded protein is MLYLILKLIHVAGVVLFLGNITIGVFWKSHADRTRNLAIMASTMDGIIAGDKIFTIPGIVLLLVGGVGMAVFGNIPILSTGWLLWGIAAFVLAGLAFGPLSRAQRRVAIAAHAGNFQAYEEHSKGWTLWGSIALILPLITFVLMILKPALPAFPH
- the secE gene encoding preprotein translocase subunit SecE, with the translated sequence MNEQRKKTAQALAGGDFVRGVIMELRRVTWPTRDEWISATILTVALVIGIGLFTFVVDQLFGWLFNVIHPATAGVIPQ
- the nusG gene encoding transcription termination/antitermination protein NusG — translated: MTDPEGTVEERPAPVEEAPSEEAPADETPSEEPVAAEAQDEEPGAEATPAKAKDNRNWFVVHTYSGYENKVKANLERRIHSMGMQDKIFRVLVPMEDEVEFKDGKRKITPKKVFPGYVLVEMIMDDQSWYVVRNTQGVTGFVGSPGPGEKPVPLQDKEVKTILKQMGIEAPKLKIDFKKGDRVKVTSGPFFDFTGVVDEIAPEKERLRALISIFGRETPVELEFFQVEKV
- the rpmG gene encoding 50S ribosomal protein L33, encoding MAKKETRVMVVLACTQCKRRNYNTQKNKSKTTDRLELSKYCRFCRCHKPHRETR
- a CDS encoding VOC family protein, whose protein sequence is MHIGIARIYVNDVERAKAFYTEKLGWDVRHDQPMGPEMRWLSVAPPGAETAIVLTKGFDDWSPEKVGGSCGLALEVDDVFRVAEEFKSKGVEIIGGPAAEFFGGWARFKDSEGNEIGMHSPVPEGAKQ
- a CDS encoding helix-turn-helix transcriptional regulator yields the protein MWQERAWARHDDREMVFSMRAGSGGRYWNGFDAFLYEASAGRSEQEFVRHNVSMQIGRPLLVTSRCNGETLRRLQAPGDVKIVPPGIPRVWETEAATIKLSMYLTPALLHSAAETMGINLDRVAIVPKLHVRDPRIEHIGWAVKAELESSEPLGRLYGDSLGLALAAQLLRNYRPAAGARYDDRFSRRRLQRVIDYINEHLAHDLSLAELANVIDMSPSHFKVVFKRSLGVPVHQYVIRTRIEYAVNLIASGKTPLSQIAQQSGFANQSHMARCMKRLTGRTPAALRC
- the rplK gene encoding 50S ribosomal protein L11 → MAKKVVGKIGLQIPAGKATPAPPIGPALGPYSLNIMDFCKQYNERTASQAGMIIPVEITVFEDRTFTFITKTPPASFLIKQALNLESGSKEPNRNKVGRLTQKQLEDIAKVKMPDINANDMDAAKKIVAGTARSMGVEVEA